In Arctopsyche grandis isolate Sample6627 chromosome 13, ASM5162203v2, whole genome shotgun sequence, one DNA window encodes the following:
- the LOC143920992 gene encoding CLIP domain-containing serine protease B4-like isoform X1, whose amino-acid sequence MIGIFQKANCGYEGKNPKLCCPIENNFVTEESLPTTTESQKVVVNFESKFGRDDDASESCTTEWNTEGECVLLPNCDHYNAIWNAAKASKNLRTVTNQLAKVRCGFVDGIPLVCCPFQIMSRNTGLSGSAKATTKSPTTTSTTTTESLKTTISTTTTRKPNIENKFNILPSKCGEIENDRITAGNKTGIFEYPWMTLIAIPPEPNLEATFNCGGSIIHERYILTAAHCFKFSKPTKVRVGEHNVKTDIDCEGEEDDLDCASPPQNIDVEETVIHPMYNKPRKQNDIALLRLKTPIDFTKNNVMAICLPLSEKLRNLKVIDIDMIVAGWGMTENFTLSEKLLQARIPVVANSKCAIGRRTMSENQLCAGGETKADSCGGDSGGPLMHASDVNGVTKIVQQGIVSFGSIACGTIGAPAVYTYVAKYIDWILNEIKN is encoded by the exons ATGATTGGAATATTTCAGAAAGCAAATTGTGGGTATGAAGGAAAGAACCCAAAA TTATGCTGTCCAATTGAAAACAACTTCGTGACTGAAGAATCTCTGCCAACAACGACAGAATCTCAAAAGGTGGTCGTCAACTTTGAGAGTAAATTTGGTCGTG atgATGATGCATCCGAAAGTTGTACAACAGAATGGAATACTGAAGGGGAGTGCGTTTTACTTCCCAATTGTGACCATTACAACGCAATATGGAATGCTGCAAAAGCAAGCAAAAATTTAAGAACAGTAACAAATCAACTTGCAAAAGTTCGCTGTGGTTTTGTCGATGGAATTCCATTG GTGTGCTGTCCTTTCCAAATTATGTCACGTAATACAGGATTATCCGGATCTGCCAAAGCAACAACGAAATCCCCCACGACAACATCTACCACAACAACAGAATCTCTCAAAACAACAATATCTACCACAACGACACGAAAacctaatattgaaaataaatttaatattttgccatCAAAATGTGGAGAAATTGAAAATGACCGCATTACGGCAGGCAACAAGACGGGAATTTTTGAATATCCGTGGATGACTCTTATTGCCATCCCACCAG AACCAAATCTAGAAGCAACGTTTAATTGCGGTGGCTCCATAATACACGAGAGATACATTTTGACAGCTGCACATTGTTTCAAATTCTCAAAACCAACCAAGGTTCGAGTTGGTGAACACAACGTCAAAACTGATATAGATTGTGAAGGAGAAGAAGATGATCTGGACTGTGCATCACCACCACAAAACATTGACGTAGAAGAAACAGTGATACATCCAATGTACAATAAGCCCAGGAAACAGAACGACATTGCCCTCCTCAGATTGAAAACCCCTATAGATTTTACTAAAA ATAACGTTATGGCCATTTGTCTACCTCTGAGTGAGAAATTAAGGAACTTGAAAGTCATCGACATCGACATGATAGTGGCAGGTTGGGGCATGACGGAAAACTTTACACTCTCTGAAAAACTTCTTCAAGCTCGAATTCCCGTAGTAGCAAATTCCAAATGTGCGATCGGAAG AAGAACGATGTCTGAAAATCAGCTGTGTGCTGGTGGAGAAACTAAAGCAGATTCCTGCGGAGGAGATTCGGGAGGACCATTAATGCATGCTTCTGATGTCAATGGTGTGACGAAGATAGTTCAACAAGGAATAGTTAGCTTCGGATCAATCGCATGTGGTACCATTGGAGCCCCTGCTGTCTACACCTACGTCGCCAAATACATAGACTGGATTctgaatgaaattaaaaattaa
- the LOC143921008 gene encoding CLIP domain-containing serine protease B4-like, translating to MYVQTTKMIFLIFLAALICSSACQRDCTTPNGERGSCKLFPQCSHLMEQWNSAPKSPVSAVTKLLRDLNCGFEGLTPKVCCAIRSESVDEDEDDDPPIVQYRGLPPTCGDFEGVRITNGNKTGIYEFPWMVLLAESGKDNEFLCGGSIINEWYILTAAHCFKFGGISNVRIGEHNIKTPIDCEISDDEEICAPKFQDIKVDQIVIHPMYNKPARKQNDIALIRLKTPIDFNTYNTRPICLPMSDKLRNLNVTGRKMLVAGWGATENSTRSDELLKANILVVDNSRCSRRIISEGQLCAGGDTDSDSCAGDSGGPLMIVEYINGVLSMVQHGIVSYGPSTCGIVGMPGVYTRVSPYVDWILGEINKPRNSM from the exons atgtatgtacaaacgaCAAAGATGATTTTCTTGATTTTCCTGGCGGCCCTGATCTGTTCGAGTGCTTGTC AAAGGGATTGCACCACACCGAATGGAGAAAGAGGATCATGCAAGTTGTTTCCACAATGTTCACATTTAATGGAACAGTGGAACAGTGCACCCAAGTCGCCGGTTTCCGCCGTCACTAAATTATTAAGAGATCTCAACTGCGGTTTCGAAGGCTTAACACCCAAG GTGTGTTGTGCAATCCGAAGTGAATCAGTTGACGAAGATGAAGATGATGATCCACCTATCGTTCAATACAGAGGTTTGCCACCAACATGTGGAGATTTTGAAGGTGTGCGTATAACAAATGGCAACAAAACTGGAATTTACGAATTCCCATGGATGGTTCTTCTCGCGG AGTCAGGCAAAGACAACGAGTTTTTATGCGGTGGTTCCATAATCAACGAGTGGTACATATTGACTGCTGCACATTGCTTTAAATTCGGAGGAATATCCAATGTTCGGATTGGTGAACATAACATCAAAACTCCTATAGATTGTGAAATATCTGACGACGAAGAAATATGTGCACCAAAATTTCAAGATATTAAAGTAGACCAAATCGTGATACATCCCATGTACAATAAGCCAGCAAGAAAACAAAACGACATAGCCCTCATTCGActaaaaacaccaatagacttcaatacat ataACACCAGGCCAATATGTTTGCCAATGAGTGACAAATTAAGAAACTTAAATGTCACTGGAAGGAAAATGCTAGTTGCTGGTTGGGGTGCTACTGAAAATAGTACACGTTCCGATGAACTGCTCAAAGCTAACATTCTTGTCGTAGACAATTCAAGATGTTCaag GAGAATAATCTCTGAGGGGCAGTTGTGTGCTGGTGGGGATACTGATTCTGATTCTTGTGCCGGAGATTCAGGGGGACCACTGATGATTGTTGAATATATCAATGGAGTGTTGAGTATGGTACAGCATGGTATAGTCAGTTACGGTCCATCCACTTGTGGTATTGTGGGAATGCCTGGTGTTTACACACGTGTATCTCCATACGTTGACTGGATTCTTGGTGAAATTAATAAACCTCGCAATTCAATGTAA
- the LOC143921003 gene encoding phenoloxidase-activating factor 3-like — translation MWKSVFITFTLLHYGITDTFFHTENSCNLPLNDGDDVSQKGTCIFLDECNYYSSMWNTSMTAKVQQLLRNSLCGFENKRPKVCCPPEIPPTQIKFIKNFKPSVFRIGEDASDEVNQEDLPNVTEHANLRLLPPNCGNVNDNGITSDAKTGIFDFPWMALIGKKTGNEIQFVCTGSIINSRYLLTSAQCITNISSHNQTFIRVGDYNIKNRIDCEGSSEYAACASPPQDIYIQTILPHPEFDKLRLKNDIALVRLAKPIDFSQDNVQSICLPLSDKLRNLELIGANMTMTGWGVSEYFTKSDELLKTQVYPVTNSRCSESFKKILVNGISHKQLCLSRSRKTDSCNGDTGGPLMMINDINGVSMVVQYGVVDLGNSDCDDEVFAVFTNILLYMDWILDQLED, via the exons ATGTGGAAAAGTGTATTTATCACGTTTACGCTTCTACATTATGGAATAActg ATACTTTTTTTCACACGGAAAACAGCTGCAATTTGCCATTGAATGATGGAGATGATGTTTCACAAAAAGGGACATGCATTTTTCTCGACGAATGCAATTATTACAGTTCAATGTGGAACACTTCAATGACAGCAAAGGTGCAGCAGCTTCTCCGAAATTCACTGTGTGGATTCGAAAATAAAAGACCgaaa GTTTGTTGTCCTCCCGAAATTCCACCGACACAGATAAAgttcattaaaaatttcaaacctTCCGTGTTTAGAATTGGTGAAGATGCAAGTGATGAAGTAAATCAAGAAGATCTGCCAAATGTCACCGAACACGCAAATTTACGTCTTTTACCGCCAAACTGTGGAAATGTCAATGACAATGGCATAACAAGCGATGCAAAAACAGGAATCTTTGATTTTCCATGGATGGCTCTCATCGGAAAAAAAACTG GCAATGAAATACAATTCGTATGTACTGGATCTATAATCAACAGTAGATATTTACTGACTTCGGCCCAATGCATTACCAACATATCCAGTCATAACCAGACATTCATTCGAGTTGGTGACTATAACATTAAAAATCGTATTGACTGCGAAGGTTCATCGGAATATGCGGCATGTGCATCACCACCtcaggatatttacatacaaactatTTTGCCACATCCCGAATTCGATAAGTTACGACTGAAAAACGACATTGCACTCGTCAGACTGGCAAAACCCATAGATTTCAGTCAAG ATAACGTCCAATCGATATGTTTGCCGCTCAGTGACAAACTAAGAAATTTGGAACTTATCGGTGCAAACATGACCATGACAGGTTGGGGTGTCTCGGAATACTTTACAAAATCTGATGAACTGCTCAAAACACAAGTATATCCAGTTACCAATTCTAGATGCTCGGAATCATTTAAAAA aaTATTGGTGAATGGTATCTCTCACAAGCAACTATGCCTCAGTAGATCTAGAAAAACAGACTCTTGTAATGGAGACACGGGTGGACCACTGATGATGATCAACGACATCAACGGAGTGTCGATGGTCGTTCAATATGGAGTGGTGGATTTGGGCAACAGTGATTGCGATGATGAAGTCTTCGCTGTTTTCACAAACATCCTTCTTTACATGGATTGGATTCTGGATCAACTTGAAGACTAA